TTGGCAGGCGGCCGAGAGTCGCCGAGCCGAAGGCGTCGACAAGCGAAAGCAGAAGCCACGGTGTCGTGTCGGGCGGTGTTAGTAGGATGGGCACCATGGCATTTGCGGCAGAACATCCAGAACTCCCGGAGTCCGAGTTTCGCCCGGTCGGCGAGATCGAGCGCACCGAGGGAACCTTCGAGGTCATCTCCGAGTACGAGCCCGCGGGCGACCAGCCGCAGGCGATCAAGGAGCTCGACGAGCGCCTCAACAGGGGGGAGCGTGACATCGTGCTGCTTGGTGCTACCGGCACCGGCAAGTCGGCCACGGCCGCCTGGCTGATCGAGAAGCAGCAGCGCCCCACGCTAGTCATGGCGCCGAACAAGACGCTGGCCGCGCAGCTGGCCAACGAGCTGCGCCAGCTGCTGCCCAACAACGCGGTGGAGTACTTCGTCTCGTACTACGACTACTACCAGCCGGAGGCCTACATCGCGCAGACGGATACGTACATCGAGAAGGATTCCTCGATCAACGACGACGTTGAGCGCCTTCGCCACCGCGCGACCAGCTCGCTGCTCTCAAGGCGCGACGTCGTGGTGGTCAGCTCGGTGTCCTGCATCTACGGCCTGGGTACGCCGCAGTCCTATCTCGACCGCTCCGTGCTGCTGCGGGTGGGCGAGGAGATCGAGCGCGACCGCTTCCTGCGCCTGCTCGTGGACATCCAGTACGACCGCAACGACATCGGGTTCACCCGCGGCGCCTTCCGCGTTAAGGGGGACACGGTGGACATCATCCCCGCCTACGAGGAGCTGGCCGTGCGGGTGGAGTTCTTCGGTGACGAGGTCGACGCCCTCTACTACATTCACCCGCTCACCGGCGACGTCGTGCGCCAGGTGGACGAGATCCGCATCTTCCCGGCCACCCACTACGTGGCGGGCCCCGAGCGCATGGCCAAGGCGATCGAGGCGATCAAGGAGGAGCTGGCCGAGCGGCTGGCGGACCTGGAAAACCGCGGTAAGTTGCTCGAAGCCCAGCGCCTGCGCATGCGCACCGAGTACGACCTCGAGATGATCGAGCAGGTGGGATTCTGCTCCGGCATCGAGAACTACTCCCGCCACCTAGACGGGCGCCCGGCGGGCAGCGCGCCGGCGACCCTGCTCGACTACTTCCCGGAGGACTTCCTCACCATCATCGACGAGTCCCACGTGACCGTGCCGCAGATCGGCGGCATGTTCGAAGGCGACATGTCGCGCAAGCGCAACCTCGTCGAGTTCGGCTTCCGCCTGCCCTCGGCGCTCGACAACCGCCCGCTGACCTGGGAGGAGTTCGAGCAGCGCGTGGGGCAGACCATCTACCTGTCCGCCACCCCTGGTAACTACGAGCTGGCCGCCTCCGGCGGGGAGTTCGTCGAGCAGGTTATTCGCCCCACCGGCCTGGTCGACCCGAAGGTCACGGTCAAGCCCACCAAGGGCCAGATCGACGATCTCATCGAGGAGATCCGCCAGCGCACCGCCAAGCAGGAGCGCGTCCTCGTGACCACCCTGACCAAGAAGATGGCCGAGGACCTGACCGACTACCTCCTCGACAACGGCATCCGGGTGCGCTACCTGCACTCCGATATCGACACCCTCCAGCGCGTCGAGCTGCTGCGCCAGCTGCGCCTGGGCGAGTACGACGTGCTGGTGGGCATCAACCTCCTGCGCGAGGGCCTCGACCTGCCCGAGGTCTCGCTCGTGGCCATCCTCGACGCGGACAAGGAGGGCTTCCTGCGCTCGACCACCTCGCTCATCCAGACCATCGGCCGCGCGGCCCGCAACGTCTCCGGCGAGGTCATCATGTACGCGGACAAGATCACCGACTCCATGGCGTATGCCATCGACGAGACCGAGCGCCGCCGCGAGAAGCAGATCGCGTACAACAAGGAGCACGGCATCGACCCGCAGCCGCTGCGCAAGAAGATCGCAGACATCCTCGACCAAGTCAACGAGGAGGGAGCCGAGGCCGCGACCGCCTCCCTGCGTTCGGACGCAGCGGTGGCCGAGCGCCGCGACACCTCCAGCATGCCCGCCAAGGAGCTGCAGTCGCTTATCGACGACCTGACGGCACAGATGGGCGAGGCCGCCCGCGACCTGAAGTTCGAGCTCGCCGGGCGCCTGCGCGACGAGATCATCGAGCTGAAAAAGGAGCTGCGCGGGGTGAAAGAGGCGGGCATCTAATTGCTCGCGATCCATGACCACCTGTGCAATTGCGGGTGGGTGTGACCGAGCTAAAACAATTTTCGGCTGCGTTCCAATTACACAGGCTGTATTTAGTGAACTCGCCCGTTTTAGTTGTTAGACTTGCCGGTACATGCT
This is a stretch of genomic DNA from Corynebacterium vitaeruminis DSM 20294. It encodes these proteins:
- the uvrB gene encoding excinuclease ABC subunit UvrB, with amino-acid sequence MAFAAEHPELPESEFRPVGEIERTEGTFEVISEYEPAGDQPQAIKELDERLNRGERDIVLLGATGTGKSATAAWLIEKQQRPTLVMAPNKTLAAQLANELRQLLPNNAVEYFVSYYDYYQPEAYIAQTDTYIEKDSSINDDVERLRHRATSSLLSRRDVVVVSSVSCIYGLGTPQSYLDRSVLLRVGEEIERDRFLRLLVDIQYDRNDIGFTRGAFRVKGDTVDIIPAYEELAVRVEFFGDEVDALYYIHPLTGDVVRQVDEIRIFPATHYVAGPERMAKAIEAIKEELAERLADLENRGKLLEAQRLRMRTEYDLEMIEQVGFCSGIENYSRHLDGRPAGSAPATLLDYFPEDFLTIIDESHVTVPQIGGMFEGDMSRKRNLVEFGFRLPSALDNRPLTWEEFEQRVGQTIYLSATPGNYELAASGGEFVEQVIRPTGLVDPKVTVKPTKGQIDDLIEEIRQRTAKQERVLVTTLTKKMAEDLTDYLLDNGIRVRYLHSDIDTLQRVELLRQLRLGEYDVLVGINLLREGLDLPEVSLVAILDADKEGFLRSTTSLIQTIGRAARNVSGEVIMYADKITDSMAYAIDETERRREKQIAYNKEHGIDPQPLRKKIADILDQVNEEGAEAATASLRSDAAVAERRDTSSMPAKELQSLIDDLTAQMGEAARDLKFELAGRLRDEIIELKKELRGVKEAGI